The segment TACTCAGATGTGGGAAGTCGACCTGATGGACTTGCCACCAAGTGAGAGGGTCCATCTCACTGTCTATGGTGGGAGACATCATGTAGTTGTTCAGTTCAACTTCCACAGTGTGCGATGGTTCCATAGATGATGGAGCTGGGGATGTCTTGAAGAAACTGCCCAGGGACTTTTTGGCCTTCGTTAGGGTGACATCTGTTGGACCCATGCCCTGGTGATCTTGATTACTTAGGCTTTGCTCCTAAAGTagagaaataaagtaaatactGTAATCAAATTTAGTTATAGTGCATTATTTTATCACTTACTATTGTCATATTAACATTTACCTTTGGCATAGTTGCTTCAATTTCAGACATCACCCTGGCTCTGATGTCTGACACCTTGTCAGAGCTGATGCAGTTGGCTTTGAATCTGGGGTCCATAAAGGAGGTCATGTCCAGCAGTTCTTGAGTTGCTGGGTTGTCATACTTGGTGTTTATGTACTCTAGAATCTTCATCTTTATGGACTTTGTTAGATCACTGTCTTCTTCCTTTGCAGCAAGAATTGTGGTGTTCATCAAGTGAAGTACAGGTTTCAAATATGAAACACTTACGTAACTTTCACCTGATAGAGCATCTTTAAATTCTTGCAGAGGCTGCAATGCCTGGTTTATAGACTCCAGTACATCTACGTCCTGCCAAGAAGGAACTAAATGTCTTGACTTTCTGTCTCCTGACAGGACGTCGCTTATGGCCCACTGCTGCTCTAGAACCCTCTGAATCATTCTCTGCCTCGAACCCACCTTGTAGGGCATTCTGTGATGAGGGAGTGCTCCGGGAAGGTTGTGCTCTttctgtgcttttttcagtgcCATCTTCCCCTTCCAGGTGTGGGAGAAATGTCCCACTAACTTTTTGCAGAGACCAACAGCTCAAGTAATGCACTCATCACCTTTAACAGCATTTTCTGAAGGgttaagaaaaaacaaaacaaggacATACAGGGTgaaaaaacattgcaatattataattacaattttatataacaGCATTTGAGATGTGAGGTATTTGAAACAACATTTGAAACTGTCAGCTACAATTTGCTAACCTCTGTGAAATATATTTcctaaataaacacattatcttaaatattacaatatccAAAATCATGTCTATACTACATGCAACTATACAAacaactgtaccttttttttcagtttttattttattattgcaaatacaaacatttaataCTCACCGATGGCCAGATGCAAGCGATGACCAAAGCATTGTAGTCTGACCCAATTATTAAGTTTGGTAGCCTTCACCACATTGGCGCCGTTGTCCGTTGTAATGGAGACTTGATTTTCCTCTTTTAAGTTCCAGCTGGCTAAAACATCCTGCAGCCCATGAGCTATGTTTTCGCTGGTGTGGGATTCAGGGAAGTACACAACACCCAGACAGCGTGCTTTTAATTCAAAGTCTTGAGTAAGAAAGTGAACAGTATAGCTCATGTAGGgctcagaatcagaatcaaaactcatgtaatttgtgcactatagtttattaatgaaggactaacacataactaatctaaacaaacaaacatgaaatcactcatacatgggggaatggtcagtgagaagcagttagagacaGACAatgaaatgaagctatgaaaagagtcagttagccacctgagtgaaaccatcagtgctgtctacagcttatactaaacctctgtttgtttagttaaatgtacgatacttgcattgccttggtcgttgaacaagtgtccaaatgcagtctcaggtgaaagtcttgatggtttggagcagtggtggttttggaattgcaatcacgttctttcgggtctgaagagtgatgaactccaaagatgttctgactcgatggtgactgggagtttcttcccatgtgaaaagtgaagaagaaccaagagctgagagggacccagctgaagtcctgtgatctttggggaatggaaagacaaggccgcaaggcctggcgcatgcttagggaagtcctgaagagttctagctcatcttcttaggttctaaaagaacccctgactgactgaggcgagtcatgaagataaattccagggttgagtggaaatgtctggctctttgtggtcgagagccacagctctgaatgttggggcctgtcgggcccgccaggcatgccctgtgccggctcaggctccctgtgggttcctccacatgggcagcaatcggaagatgttgcagacgagtgaagagagtgaagagagagaggcaatcaatcgtttgatgcctttaagctctctggaggctgcgcctccaggaggtccacgaaccaatggtaactttcacctttggagggaaagtttacgactctttgtctgtgagcctggtattttgcatatgtaattcgattgggtgttgatgcaaaactactaaggtttcttaaaacactaacatgttgcaaaggtatcaacatataatatacaccatAATTTAGatgatcaaaatacaaattcaaagaaaCCAAACATGGCATATGTGGGTTATACggctagtcatctatcataacacatgcataaacagtagaaagacaaatacaaatacaacagacaaaattaaaatacaatgcagtaatactgtacacaatgacctgggctatgtgtggaaggtcaaagaaaggtttgtctgtgaatgaataggaaagagtctatttctataggcattgtgtctttcctatgggaaaatgtagcatgggcaaatgtgcattcctctgggcaataaaacctcttatcagatcgtcgtcctggcaactgagcccttttggggtgttagttgctttggggggttgtctccagagctccagcatatagctcgcttgttgggtttaaagactatttgttaaatgtaacaattaatgtatgtctgattggtccagatgctacaacAGGCATCATGTCTTTAGCTAAAAAGCGTGTGATAGCATCTGTTAATTCCTTGTGGCGTTTCGACGTTTTTCCGTAAGGGGTTGCATTTGTAAACCTTTGATTGATGGTTGTCTGTATGACTCCTTTATTGTTACTTGGCTTTTCATTGGCAGTTTTGGTAGATTTGGCCTTACACTTTCGGAAGTCTTCATATAGCTCCCTGTGGTTGTGTTTCAGGTGACTGTGGAGATTAGCTGTATTTCCTCTCGACGTGACAACAGTTTTTTGGCACGACTTACACAGTATCTGCATTTGTGACACGTCTTCTCTCTTGAAGCCAAAAGATTTGCCATATTTCAAACGTACCGTTCTTTTTAAGCACAAGTTC is part of the Labeo rohita strain BAU-BD-2019 chromosome 18, IGBB_LRoh.1.0, whole genome shotgun sequence genome and harbors:
- the LOC127180584 gene encoding E3 SUMO-protein ligase ZBED1, translating into MALKKAQKEHNLPGALPHHRMPYKVGSRQRMIQRVLEQQWAISDVLSGDRKSRHLVPSWQDVDVLESINQALQPLQEFKDALSGESYVSVSYLKPVLHLMNTTILAAKEEDSDLTKSIKMKILEYINTKYDNPATQELLDMTSFMDPRFKANCISSDKVSDIRARVMSEIEATMPKEQSLSNQDHQGMGPTDVTLTKAKKSLGSFFKTSPAPSSMEPSHTVEVELNNYMMSPTIDSEMDPLTWWQVHQVDFPHLSKLARKYLCIPASSSSSERLFSTSGNVVTCQRVN